From the genome of Chanos chanos chromosome 5, fChaCha1.1, whole genome shotgun sequence, one region includes:
- the uts2r gene encoding urotensin-2 receptor, with protein MLNLSLLGDTRFVGFNQEMTTASVEPMVVLVERIPNATELPADTSPEDVAATFTIGTILSLMCLVGVSGNIYTLVVMCHSMRSAASMYIYIINLALADLLYLLTIPFVVCTHFLKGWFFGDAGCRILISMDFLTMHASIFTLTVMSTERYFAVLKPLDTVKRSKSYRKAIALLVWAASLVLTLPMIIRVQLMTVGIKQMCQPTLSHLSYKIYITFLFCTSIVAPGMIIGYLYIRLARTYWISQTETFKQTKKLPNQKVLYLIFTIVLLFWACFLPFWIWQLLGQFQPDLALSTKAKRNINYLTSCLTYSNSCINPFLYTLLTKNYKEYLRKRQRTWTAGSYFNRRNRFQRSPRRSLSSSSQQCTETFVLTQTSRTNNSSL; from the exons ATGCTGAACCTCTCTTTACTGGGAGACACGCGGTTTGTCGGATTCAATCAAG AAATGACTACCGCGTCAGTTGAGCCCATGGTCGTACTGGTGGAGCGTATCCCGAACGCCACCGAACTGCCAGCGGACACCTCGCCCGAAGACGTGGCCGCCACATTCACTATCGGTACCATTCTTTCCCTCATGTGCCTGGTGGGCGTGTCGGGCAACATCTACACCCTGGTGGTCATGTGCCACTCCATGCGCTCCGCAGCTTCCATGTACATCTATATCATCAACCTGGCATTGGCCGACCTGCTTTATCTtctcaccatcccctttgtcgTCTGCACCCACTTCCTCAAGGGCTGGTTTTTCGGAGACGCCGGATGTCGCATCCTCATCAGCATGGACTTCCTCACCATGCATGCCAGTATTTTCACGTTGACTGTCATGAGCACCGAGAGATACTTCGCAGTCCTCAAACCCCTGGACACGGTGAAGCGTTCCAAGAGCTACCGCAAGGCCATCGCTCTTTTGGTGTGGGCGGCGTCTCTCGTCCTCACGCTTCCCATGATAATCAGGGTCCAGCTAATGACGGTGGGCATCAAACAGATGTGCCAACCCACTCTCAGCCATCTGTCCTACAAGATCTACATCACCTTCCTCTTCTGCACGAGCATTGTCGCCCCGGGAATGATCATTGGTTACCTTTACATCCGGTTAGCGCGAACCTACTGGATCTCTCAGACAGAGACCTTCAAGCAGACGAAGAAGCTGCCCAACCAGAAGGTCCTCTATCTGATCTTCACCATTGTCCTACTGTTCTGGGCCTGTTTTCTACCCTTCTGGATCTGGCAGCTACTGGGCCAGTTCCAGCCTGACCTGGCGCTCTCCACCAAGGCCAAGAGAAACATCAACTACCTGACCTCCTGTCTGACCTACAGCAACAGCTGTATCAACCCTTTCCTATACACGCTTCTCACCAAAAACTACAAGGAGTACCTGAGGAAGCGACAGAGAACGTGGACCGCCGGCAGCTACTTCAACAGAAGGAACCGCTTCCAGAGGTCCCCCCGACGTTCCCTGTCCTCCAGTAGTCAACAGTGCACCGAGACCTTTGTACTCACGCAAACGTCACGGACCAACAACAGCAGTCTCTGA